The Phocoena sinus isolate mPhoSin1 chromosome 8, mPhoSin1.pri, whole genome shotgun sequence nucleotide sequence GGGCTTCCCACCCTCCCAGGCTCGGTGGAGGCCCTTCACGAGATTCTGCAGCTGCCCACTGCCCTGCGTTCCTGCCCAGCCCTGCGCACTGCCCTGGCAGTCGACTCTGCCTTCCGCGAAGGCAACACTGCACGCCTGTTTCGCCTGCTCCGGACCCTGCCCTACCTGCAGAGCTGCGCCGTGCGGTGCCATGTGGGCCGTGCCCGCCGGGGAGCCCTGGCCCGCCTCGCTCGTGCCCTGAGCACCCCCAAAGGCCAGACCTTGCCCCTGGGCTTCATGGTCCACCTGCTGGCCCTGGATGGGCCCAAGGAGGCACGGGACCTGTGCCAGGCCCATGGACTGCCCTTAGATGGACAGGAGAGAGTTGTGTTCCTGAGGGGTCACTACACTGAGGAGGGGCTGCCACCTGCCGGGACCTGCCAAGTACTGGTGGGGAACAAGCTTGGAGGGCGCACCCTGGAAGAGGTGGTCACggcagaggaggaagatgaggctGTGGACAGACCCAAGTCTGCGGCATGAGGAGGGCTGTGCGGTCTCCCCGAGCCCCAGGAGTGGGGCTGAAGCGCTCAGGGTTTTTCTTCATGATTCCCACACAGTAAAAGGAACTCgttgggcatccctggtggcgcagcggttaagaatccacctgccaacgcaggggttcgagccctggtcagggaagatcccacatgccgcagagcaactaatcccgtgcgccacaactactgagcctgtgctctagagcccgtgctccgcagcaagagaagccccggcaatgagaggcccgtgcaccgcagtgaagagtagccccactcgccgcaactagagaaagccctcaggcagcaacgaagacccaacgcagccaaatataaataaataaaataagtctaaaaataaataaataagtgaaaggaACTTGTCTTGCAAGGACAGCAGCTAGGCTCAATTTAtttggggagggcagggaggagttGAGACATGCTAGGGGCGTGGGGGGAGCAGAACCCAAATTGGGCAATGCCCTAtccaccctgggcctcagtttccctgctggTCACTGAGGAGTAGCTCTGGTGGTCTCTGAGTTGACATCTAAGGTTGCCATTATGCGTCCCATCCTAACCCACCCACCACCAAGAGCAGTTGGTGGTTTTGCCATCCCCACCATCCCTATCTCCTGTTCACCCTCTGACAACCAAGAGCCAGGAAGAGGGAAGGTTTCATCTGGGGCTTGTCACTCCCTTCAAGTGTCTGCACCGGTGGGGCCCTGAGCTGTTGCCTCAGAAGTTTGAGAGGGTCCTGTGGTCGTGCCCTTTCCTAGCATCAGGAGAGACGGGGACACACTCAAAGAAAACTGGAGTGGGAGAGGGTTAGGATaaagggtggggatgggagctgaAGAATGAGGGCTAGGGCCAGAGGTCAGCCACAGGCCTCAGGGTGGCTGCTGCGCCCTCCAGGGCCACCACCAGGATGCTGAGCTGCCTCTGCACCTCAGCCCAGGCTGCAGATCTGGGGCCTGTGTTCATGGCCTTGGAGCAGGCATTGGACAGGCCCGGGAACGTGGCTACAGAGCCGGTGCGGGGTGCCCAGAGCACATGGCTGACAGGAGAAATGGGGGAGGATAGGACCATTCAGGGGCCAGGAGAGAGGGGAGCTTCAGCCCGGAACAGCTCCTGTATACAGCTAGGCACAAAAGCCCCTCTCCACTGGTGGTGGGAAGAGATGCAGGTTCTAGTCCCAGGGTGACCTTCACCGATTTGCCTCCCATCCTTTAAGCCTGACTCCCCAGCTGTCTCAAGGGACTGGGTTGTTCTCTAAAGGCCAGCAAAACTGACATTTTTGTCCCTCCAGCGGGTGCCCATTGCCCAGCCTCACTGCACCTCGAAGAGCTTCAGGATAGGTTCACCTGTAGTAGCGTTCCTCTGGGAAGGCTCGCGAGTTCAGGAAGGTCCGTTCCAAGAGCATCAGCTGGTCATTGAGCATCCGCACCTGTAGGGGGCTGGAGGTGACAGGGCGCTCTGGTCACCCTACAGCCAGCAGCCCAGCTGCCAGCCTGCATCCCGCCCTGGATGCCGCCCTCCCAGACACCTGCTTGCAGCCCTTGCTCACTCGGGGGTGCCCTTCTGCAGTGCTGATATGTGTTGGCCCAACACCGTGGCTGCCTCCTCAAACTTCTCCACTGCGGTCACCAGAGGTCCTGTGGGGGACAGCCAGCATCTTAGCCCTGGGGGTGCAGGGCTCCCCATTCCTCAATGTTGGGGGGGGCTCCGTACCCAGGCTGATGTTGTGCTGCTCCAACAGGCCACCAAGGTCCTGCTGGGCAGCCTGCAGGAGGCTGCGGAGGGTCTCGCTGTAGTCACTGACATTAAGAGGCAGGAAGAGGCTGTCACTGAGCCGGAGAAGCACACTGCCCACGGTCCGGGCCACGGCCTGATGGCTGCTGAAACCTTGCAAGAAGTGCAACAAGGCCAGGGCTCAGTCTTCAGCCCATCCTCCTCCAGCCTCAGAATGCCCCTTGCCCTCGTCCTCACCAGGGTCCACAAACTTGTCCACGTAATCAAAGGTGTCAAAGGCTGTGTGGTAGGTAGGGTAGATCCGGGCTGAGGTCTTGCCCTGGGGGAACAAGACCCAGAGGTGACAAGCTTGGGATGGGAAGTGGAAGGAAGTGTACAATGTAGAGACATTATTTCAATTCAATTGTCACCACATCTGTGAGGAAGGTTCTAGGATTCCTACTTTACAGAGGTGgaagcaggctcagagaggttaagtaaccttcCTGacatcacacagctaataagtggcaaagctgggtcAGGTGCCAGTTTCCCGTTTCacatgaaggagaagaacctgggGTTTGCAGTCAGACAAGaggattcaaatcccaactccacCACTCAAGAGTGGTGGAGCCATGGAGGGGTGAAAGGGCCTTTTGGAGCATCAAACAGGGAGACAGGTTGGGCACTCTGCATCCCTTATCTCACTTTACCCTCAGACCACCCCTGGTTTATACTGTTATTTAAGCTATTCTGAGATAAACATTTTAAGATCTCTGGAATCAGGATGCTTCTTACAGTCAGTGTCATCCTGCAACTACTTGACAGTGCTTTTTTCCCTCCTGAAGAGTGCGCATCATAACAGTGCATCTTATACTCAGCTGTACcttaaatttgataaaataaCATAGATGAGGGTGAACATGCTCAAGAGAGGTAAAGAAACTTGGCTGAGGTAGCACAGCTAATGAGTGATGGAGCCGGATTCAGTTTGCACTGGAGCGGCccgaaggaggggagggggctggtggAGCAAGGAACCGGGATGGGGGACGGAGGGGTGTCCGCTTACCCGGTCATAGGTGTAGGCGATGTCCATGGAGGAGATGCCCAGGAAGTGAATGAAGGGTGCGTAGTCGCTGCCCGCACCCAGAGTGCCCAGGCTGCGGGAAGGAAGATGTTTAGGCTGCAGGGCGCTGGGCCAGCTCACCAGCCCGGAGTCCACATCCCGGCCCTGGGCTCACCTGGGGACCAGGCCGTACACCGGGCTGCTACGGTTGGAATATCGGATCCAGTTGTCATAGATGCTGAGACTGCTGGGGCCTGGTGCGCGGATCTGAGCGGAGGGGGATCTAGTCTCGGGGCTGGCCCCGCCCCAGGCCCCACGACCAGGCTGGTCCTCCTCTCTGCCCACCCAAGTTTCCAGCCCACGCACAGTCCTGCGGGTCCTAcagggcccccccacccccgcagcctcagtcccacccccagcccttctAATAAGTACCAGCTCCAGCTCCGCCTACCCCGTgtagccccgccccgccccgcccgtcctcctcccagcccagctcccagcccctcccatttCCACCTGTTTGGCTGCAGAGAAGATGACGCTTTGGACCGGGGGCGTCCCCTGCGCCCTCAGGGTGGCATTGGCTGTGAGGGGACCCGAGAAAGACTCTATTCGGGCCCCGCCCTTTCGTTTCCCTCCTCCCCGAGTAAGCCCAGCCGCCCCTCATACCAAACACCGAGATGTCCACGTTGATGTAGGCTACGGCGCGCTCCTGCAGCTTGCTGAAGGACTCCTGCAGGTGGGTGGGACCCCGTCAGCCCCGCGCTGCCCTGCCCCGGAAACCCCCTCGAGCGGCGAGCTGCGGGGCTCGCTCACCTCCGTGAACTCTGTGGAGCCGATGAGCCCAAACTCCTCTGCCCCCCAGCTCGCAAACACGATGGATCTTCGGGGACGCCAGGTGCCTGGGGAGGGGGATAAAGGGCTGGAGGGCAAGATTCCTCGGATCCTGGGGTGGCTTAGGGGGAAGGCTGGGGatgtggagaggagggagggctggaACGGGCCGGGCACAGGCGACTGGAGGTAGGTCCTGGCATCTCCCTGGCCAAGCCTTCCCTGAGGCTCCATCTTCCTTTTACCAGCGCCCCTCCGCTTCTGTGACAGCCCCCAACATTGACGCCAACACCGATCTCCCTCCGTCAGGTGGTACCTTCTGCCAGAATGCCCTATCCACCTCTTCTCTCTGGCTATGCTGATTAGAGGTCCCCCAACTCTCTCCTCCATGCATCCTATGCAAAACTCTCCCCTAATCATCTTCACTTGGCGATGATACATTCACATTCTCCTTAGAGCGTTATCCACATTGAGCCAATCCTTACAACACGTCGTGAGGGACAGACTATGACTCTCTccattgaggaaactgagccatAGAGAAGTTTAATGACTTGCCAGGATTACACAGCTGGTAGGcagcagagccagggttcaaatccaagGCCTGGCTCCAGAATCCAGGGGCTTAACCAATGCCCCACATTGCTTCTCATAGCCTCCCGCAGCCTGGCTTCCATCTCCAGTCTCTGTGCCCTCGCTGCTCTTGCCACAGGCCTCAGCCACCTCCTGGAAGCCTCCGAGGTCCTTGCTTGACCCCCTCACTGCCTTCagatcccccctccccctccacggCGCTATGGGCTCCTGGCTGTGCTCCCGTCTCTGGATGCAACTCAGTCCCCTTTGATCATTCctcatctttttgttttaaaccaaaaattttaagtatagggacttccctggtggcccagtggttaagactccgtgctcccaaggcagggggcctgggttcgatacctggtcagggaactagatcctgcataccgcaactaaaagatactgcgtgccacaactaagacccggtgcagccaaataaataaaatttttaaaaatttatttatttatttttgactgtgttgggtcttcattgctgcgcgcggggtttctctagttgcagcgagcaggggctactctttgctgcagtgtgcaggcttctcattgcagtgacttctcttgttgcagagcacgggctctaggtgcgtgggcttcagtcgttgtggctcgcgggctctagagcgcaggctcagtagttgtggcgcacgggcttagttgctccgcggcccggggatcttcccggaccagggctctaacctgtgtcccctgcattggcaggcagattcttttttttttttttttttgggttcacgggcctctcactgctgtggcctctcccgttgcggagcacaggctccggacgtgcaggctcagaggccatggctcacgggcctagccgctccgcggcatgtgggatattcccagaccggggcagaagcccccatcccctgcatcagcaggcggactctcaaccactgcgccaccagggaagcccgggaggcagattcttaaccactgtgccaccaaggaagccctaaaaaaatttttttaagtataaaatgctTGCAatgaaaaattctcattttttctgccaaaaatgcataagATGAATCtaatcagacaaacccaaattgagggacagtcAACAAATGAAATATCAGGAtcatgaaagaaagaacagcTAAGAAACTATTACAAATGACCCATGCAACTACTACATGTGCAACGTGTGATCCTGGATTGGTTCTTGGACCAGAAATTTCTTTTGCTGTAAAAGTTATtggaacaggggcttccctggtggtacagtggttaagaacctgcctgccgggtttccctggtggcagagtggttaagaatctgcctgccaatgcaggggacatgggttcgagccctggtccgggaagatcccacatgccttggagcgactaagcccatgcgtcacaactactgagcctgcactctagagcccgcgagccacaactactgagcccatgtgccacaattactgaagcccgtgcacctagagcccttgctccgcaacaagagaagccactgcaatgagaagcccacacactgcaacaaagagtagcccccactcgcggcaaccagagaaagcccacgcgcagcaacgaagacccaatgcagccaaaaaagtaaaataaaataaataaagtactttgcccatttaaaaacaaaagttttcagAACAATTGGCAAaattgttaatttcctgattctgAGCATTGCACTGTGGTTATGaaagaaaatgtccttatttttaggaaatatccagctctgccacctggtccagcagctccttcccacatgctgtgccctCCACCTGGATCTCCACCCTTACCGCTCCCAGAACTGCCGCCTCCCTGCGCTCTGGCTTGCATCTGGAAAGCCTCATAGATATTTTTCCTTATAGCACGTTTCACAGCTGTCATTACAGCATGAACTCTGGTGTTCACTGGGGGATGTCCAGTGCCTAGAActggcctggcacatagtagccaTGGGGGACATATTTGTTGAGTTGACGATTGTCTGTCACCCCTGCCTCAGTTGGGCTGAGACTCTctgagggcagagcctgggcaCTGCCTCGCTCGAGGCCACATCTGGCCTTGCTTCATTGGAGGGGCCCAGGAAACCCTCAGAAGGTGTTGCACAAGTTCCCTGCCTCGAGCGAGGCCAGGGCTGGTGTCCATGCGTGTCTGCCCCCAGGGCCCTCAAGCTTCGCCCAAGTGGGGActggagaatgagagagaggagCGGGGACAGGACGCCCAAAAGCTCGGGGAGGACTGAGCTGGAGGCGACCTCCTGGGGAGAGAGTCCCTGGACCAGGGGAGCAGGATCCGCTCACCCTTCTTCAGCAGAGTCCCCAGGACGCGGGAGAGCTCCAGGAGGACAGCAGTGCCACTGCTGGGGTCCACGGCCCCGTGAACCCAGCTGTCCCGGTGGTTTCCATACAGCACATAGCGGTCTGGCGGGAGGAGCAGAGTCAGACGCCCAAGTGG carries:
- the NAALADL1 gene encoding aminopeptidase NAALADL1, giving the protein MQCVKVLGGVLGAAALLGLGIILGHFAIPKGTDLPAPSASASQDLDLEILEAVMGQLDADRIRENLRELSKEPHLATSPRDEVLVQLLLRRWQDPESGLDSAGTSEYEVLLSFPSQKQPNRVDVVGPAGGILFSSQRSEENLTGEQGDPNVVPPYAAYAPPGTPQGLLVYANRGSEEDFMELYQQGIKLQDSIVLTRYGGVGRRAKAVNAAKYGVSGVLVYTDPADINDGKSLPNETFPHSWGLPPSGVERGSYFEYFGDPLTPYLPANPSSFRLDSDNASGFPPIPTQPIGFKDAEVLLCNLQGASAPAAWQGALGCDYKLGPGFRSDGIFPAGSQVNVSVYNRLELRNSSNVLGIIRGAVEPDRYVLYGNHRDSWVHGAVDPSSGTAVLLELSRVLGTLLKKGTWRPRRSIVFASWGAEEFGLIGSTEFTEESFSKLQERAVAYINVDISVFANATLRAQGTPPVQSVIFSAAKQIRAPGPSSLSIYDNWIRYSNRSSPVYGLVPSLGTLGAGSDYAPFIHFLGISSMDIAYTYDRGKTSARIYPTYHTAFDTFDYVDKFVDPGFSSHQAVARTVGSVLLRLSDSLFLPLNVSDYSETLRSLLQAAQQDLGGLLEQHNISLGPLVTAVEKFEEAATVLGQHISALQKGTPDPLQVRMLNDQLMLLERTFLNSRAFPEERYYSHVLWAPRTGSVATFPGLSNACSKAMNTGPRSAAWAEVQRQLSILVVALEGAAATLRPVADLWP